Part of the Mytilus trossulus isolate FHL-02 chromosome 2, PNRI_Mtr1.1.1.hap1, whole genome shotgun sequence genome is shown below.
tataattgttatattgttatataatagttcgtttttgtgtgtattacattttaatgaagTGTTTCTATTGTGTCGTAAGTCcctctcttatatttaatgcgtttccctcagtttaagttttttctcaatcgatttatgaatttcgaacagcggtataatactgttgcctatgataatttgatttaaatcggtgaacatgagtTTAACAGCTAGTCCcccttttatatttcttatatagcaacattccagcagcccCTGTATACGGAGTCTgtatacggagtatatatcgtTCAGCTGATACGATATgcccgggcttgtatttcctatcatgatttccttgatggAGACTCACAAGGaactattaaatcaagagttccaaacggtaaagttgaaatcatccttatttaatttttacggaTACCATCAAAAGTTGGTTTACCGTTACGGCATATCTGTTTCTAAGATGATATCGAATGTGTCGTTTCTATAATCTTGTCCCCTTTTCACGAATacgacctaccgaattagagtATTTACCGGGTtcgtaataacatgagcaacacgtggagcaggatctgcttttcTATGCATTATTGTGACGTTGTCATGGGAAGCacgtgcatttttttttagatttctaCGGCAAATTTCATATTCTtgtgaaacatacatctaatcttaatatattaatttttattcatataaatgaaatttgtttttttagtttgagGCACCAGGGTCTAAACAGCTTTCTTGGCATTTAGATCAAGATTTCCACTGTCCTGGAACACATGtaagttttatataaatgtatattcaacTTCAATAGTAAGTATACAACGTTTATTTTGCAAGTTTTGTGGTTAAATGTATATCGTTATCTAACTTTATGGTCGATAACATAAGGATTTCCCAATAAATCGTGTAATTTTAATCTTGTCTTCAAGTTTATCCTTGAACATCAGCTAAAGAATTTGTCAGGGTACTGTAAGAATGGGGACTTAAATACCGATGTTACGTGTGGAGCCGCCAAGTACCATGCGTTATGTACTGTCtatgaacaaacaaaacaattctTTGATGGAGCCGCAATTCGTCTGTTGTTTTTGAAAACTTGTTAGTACAATAAAAAATACCCACTTCTCCAATCCTTAGTCTGaatattcaataatataaaaaaaaacatagggCAAAACTTTGGAGTCGAACCTCTGATGTTCACTCATGCATGTACACATTTATACACATATAAAGACCATTGTCGTATTTCATTTTTCAGCTTTTCTGTATTGATGcacttttttaatttacaactaatcctttcatattttttagggCGACCATGGCCATGAATTCATCACCACAAAATTTAATGCTAATGGACAATTTGGTTTGGGAAAGAAATAAATCATTCAATAAATACTCGATGAAAGATGTTATCTTATTCTTAGTATATATGAGTACTTTATCATTAATCTCAAATAGAAATCACCTGGCGTGGTGATCATGTGTCATTATTAGctcattttttttcactttcggaAGCTGaagtcatcaatgctcttcaacttcattcgttatttgaccttttaattttttttatttgagcatcactaatgagtcttttataaacgaaacgcgcgtctgctatacaaaaaaaaaataatcctggtatctatagtgggtttattttgatattgccCTTTACGGGAAAGATTAAGATAAAGTGACCCACTTTCCAATAACTTTAAAtgaatatcaacaaaaataaatacaaaacatgaACATGcggttaaacatatttgcataactGCTAATTAATGCTTTAAATACTGCTATATTGCATAGAACAGTTGGTGTCAACTGTTAGTGTACTGTAGTCTAAAAATGTTCACTGTAGAGAAAAGGACTGCATTTGAAGGTAGTAAGTTTTATTATGTGATCATAAGAATTGATATGTGTAGCAGTCGTTAGATCCACGTAGATCGATGCCTTTGTGCATATGGATGGAGTttgttggttgtttttaaaacaaacacttCGGGTGCTACAATAATGTGGtgttcatttttattgaaaattataagACTGGTTTGAAATCAGCGTTGGTGTAAGCAGGGGGGTCCAGCCTTTTTCAAAAGGAGGTTTCAAACCCAGGATAAGGGGAGTTCAACCACATAtccccatttaaatgcattgatcgtcctaAAAGGGGAGTCCCAAGTTGATCCGCCTCTATGTAAGGTTATGCCTGTCGAGAACTATtagtattatatatatcattggaatatttgtatatataaccTTTTCCAGACCTTTTACACTGTATGTTATAGTGTTTTTTGGTAAGTGTGACCATGTTTTTACAAGTCATATGCggtaaaatgaaaaacaaatagacTCCTTTTCTATCTAGGAAGACATGAAACAGGAGCGTACAATCTTCTGTTATGTTTGATTTATATGGCGGTTATGACGTTAACTACCGTACGGTATGgtatatatgaaattttattgattgaagTTTAATGTAAATTATGACATCACCATTTCCTGTGCCGGACAATCCAACTCTCCTGTAATAATACGACGTTCCACATCCGATATCTTAGCCACACTTGATGAATAATGGCACCCATTAAGTTCAAAGGTTTTAGAATCCTTGGTTGCACcgaaaactgaaaataaacattaaattacCATACTATATACTAGCCGAAGGATGTTACATCTCTTTGCTTCAATGgttaaaccttttaaaattgaaaacggaTGAAagttatatctatatatatttttttacttgttgtCACCTGTTCGATAAATGAGTAATACCAatgattttaatagttttactaTACAATTCCCGGGTAATACCTTCCTTTTAGAAAAGAGGCAAAACATTTCAAAGGACAAACAATTGCATTCCTTTAAAATGTCGGAATTCTGTATGGTTTTCCATTTGAGATAACTTGTAGAAGATTTTATCCAATtcgtttaaattaatttaacaattgaaagtttatataaatcatgataatatatGTGATTTTGGGCCATATAGCGGTCGAACATTATtcttagttttattttgatagttgTATTAGTTTAATATAAATGTGTTCACTACTACACTTATAGTTTTTCCTgaactttatcattttcaatatattgtTGGCTGGTTTATTACCTATACTTTAACATCTGcaaaacatttaatgaaaaCTGCAATATaagaatatcaattatttcGCCATTGCTATTGTTTTCCCGCAATGCAATTAAAACGGCTTctcaaaagtaaataatttaGCGCATGTGTACGACATAacgttatttttactttaaaatagaATACATATTCAAACCAGATGTTAAACAATACAAGTTCTAAACAAACCAACAATATGGGGTTGTTAACAgaaatttatcaacaaatatgttcaatgttatcatatacaatatacaatatactATACTGTACTCATAATTTTACTATACTGTTAATCTGCTAATGATATATACTCTTTAcagtacataatatatatacacttGATAGTACagaataatatataagatatacagTACAGTTTATATAGAcatggtcgtgtggtctagcgggacggctgctgtgcaggcgatttggtgtcacgacatcacagtagcatgggttcgaatcccggcgagggaagaaccaaaaattttgCAAGAGCAAATTTACATaaaccatcattgatggcgatccgatggatacatctgttgtagggttgtcactgactcagacgtacttatgaatataattattttctgtgactgtatcttacattaatttgtaggatcctttactatagataatttagctgatctgtaacaataacatcttcatgccttatatatcatgtactgtagtacgccgctagattaaaactgacgtggaaaggtaacacatgcccaccgaaagctcttttattttgagagcccaggtggtcgtacggtctagcgggacggctgctgtgcaggcgatttggtgtcacgatatcacactagcatgggttcgaatcccggcgagggaagaaccaaaaattttgcgaaagcaaatttacagatctaacattgttgggttgatgtttagacgagttgtatatatatatatatatactatacaCCACAGATTATATACACTATAAAACAGTGTCTGTACACTAAACAGCACAGTTTACACTTTGAACTATGCAGTATACACTAAAATAAttaacactttatatatatattacagaaaTAAAAGTATGAACTTACCATTTAAATAGTATTTCTTGCTTAtcttaaaatcaatatatgaaCACATTGAACTAGCCATAGGAGCATCCAAAAACACAGTTCTTCCACCTGCAAAATTGTCTTCATGACCGTTCTAAAGAAAACGAAATCAATAAGTTTGGTGTAGatcaaaatttacttgtaaagACGACCAACTTGTGTCGCTAATCACACttcttacaatattttacaacttaatatttttcgatttttgaattctttaattagttattcttttcattatattggcaaatggattgtttttaaaagaaattaatgtgaaacatgtaaggaactatatctttttttcgacgcctaataatatttattttaacaaatatctaaGATATAAACTTTTACCAGAAAATAGTTTACAATACAATCTATGATACacttttttctcttctttttttaaaggtgtttttcctgttttctctataatttatctttctttagaaatatatttatacattccttttagaaaaaaaaccaagtttCGTTCcaagagaaaaataaaacaatgccCAACAATTATTACAGATGAATATTCTATATCTTGACGAACAGGTAAAATTTTACTTTGGTTATAAAGTTACATAACAATATAGTGTCAGGTAGACGTGCAAACCAAAAGCAACTAGGTGACATAACACATCCTGTGTATACATGGATTACcagaaattaaattttgtgatatacaacagttttcataaatgtacaaataaatatcttctcTTCCCCGTGTCAAATCATAAGTATGTATCATAACAAacttaaagaaaatatgaatattatgaaaatttctttaaacaaaatgtttgctCAAAAAGATTTATAGAATAACTaatcgaagaattcaaatagagaaaaatattcaacgagtAACCGAACAACACATTATGTCACGAATGCGCGTAGCTCATGAGTTAATTATCAGCGTCGTTCAGTCAcgaattgaatatttttcgattttttaattctttaattagttattctttttattattggcaaatggcttttttttttaaagaaattaatgtgaaacgtgtaaggaactatatctttttttcgACGCATAATAATATTCACAAACTCTTATTGTTGTATGACAtgagagagtgaaataaccacgtttatttcacatgtgaaattatcggtttttatttaactaggaaatcaatgtaattcattgcaaccaatgttataaaattaaatatttatgtttccataattatttcaaagaaatattctgattcaaattttatttcaaatggattttgttttaattcatagcaaacTAAAAGCGATTTCATTGCATATGGtttcattatttattcatttaaattcaatattttaagcaAATTCAGGCTTCTAATAAATCGAAATTAAGAGTGTAACTTGTGTAGAACAAATGTTATTGTCTACATTtcaacagagacatatatatatatattattcaatTGTTCTGATTTCAACAATTGTTTACTCGATAATATTTAACGGCAGAGTTATCGGTCCTGAATAGGACTGATAAAGTTGGGTATGGAAgctcagtttttagttttctatgcatTGCTTTGTGGTCTTGTCTTTATTGTCATCgtctttgttttttgtttaagcATTGGCGTTGTCAGTGTACAATCTTCGACTGACGAGTATCAAAGTTTTGCTGGAACAATGTATCTTcagtctatttttattttaagtaaagTTTCCAATTATTGTTTCAGTATTTAGACAAAATTGAACATACCGTATACATTTTTAGTAAGGTAACAGTAAAACGAACTTTTCCATCAATCTCGTTATAACTACTAAGTCCTGGTACTCCTGATTTTTTATCTGCCCTAAACAATATATCTGTAATAacgataaaaatgacatttcataTCTCTTTATTCTATTCACAAAACTAATGTTTACATTAATTCAACTATTGCTAATCCATAGGAAGACATTTCATCCTACCCTAACTCATTATTCTGACTCCGTAGCAACCAGTCTTTGCTCTTACTCCTGAACGCCACTATCTTAGCGAAGAAgcagcaaataccaattttaatttctttggtTAAACCTTTCTTGGGTTCGAATCCACTACCTCAGTTTTTAGTTTGCTATGTACTTTCAGTTGTATAGTCGATCTTGAGGTCATCAtctcattttgaaatttcctttCTAAAGCTTTGATAGGCAACTGTGCAGACCTCACAAACATACAATTCCCTTTGTTTgtggttaaaaaaataaaaataattatgttctgacattaaactaaattttaaagtcaattagaaaaaataatgtgaggACATTTTCCTTAAGAATACAAGAGTTGATTTTGCACTGTAGAACCAACTTAATGATTTGGACTGCTTTAAataataagtaaatataaaCGTTTACTTACATTGTCTGTTATGGCAGATTGAGTTATGAATGTTTTTGCCTTCGAGTTCGAAGAATCCCCAATCACACCTGCATTGTAAAGATTCGTGAAAACTTATTACTACTAAAACAATACAGACAATTACAGAGTACTTCATTATGATGTCTGACAGTTAAAAATGTCCGTCTGGTGAAGAACAGAATTggattttatttataatggtTTAGAAACTGCTGAAAGGCAACAGTTATAATGAATAATTGTTACTTAATGCAAAAAACCCTAAGGTATCGAAACGTGTTATATTTTGAATCCGTTGATCATATGTTGCTTTGCCGAAAGATATGCCAGATTTGTTcctgtcctgaatatgcatgaactattaGCACATGACCAACAATCAATTACGAAAAGGTCTGATggaatatatatttaagttaCACAAATGACAACtgtatataaaaatgcatgtagTTTCGTGTACATTTTCAATTCCTCTTACAAtctttcaaacaaaattaaagaagGACAACAATATATAGTCTACCACTTTGCGTAACGCCTACTCATTTAAAGATCTCTGTAGATGGTTATGGATATTCTTGTTTGTAaagtattaccaatgttatttcaactgatcgggcggagcttacgttttaatttgcataaggacagtctatttgcagatgtgtgtgataaggatgattgccgttataattattactgatttctaatcacctatcagtgtcatcaaaggaatttacaaaagaatgactggacacttcattgatgagtttattctaaAACACCTATCaatagatggactggtttattatgagcgaaccgGTTATACTCCGCCCAGtgaagtgaaataaattgagtaataatAGTGGCCATATAAGTTACAATGCATATATTTTCTCCGGTATTCACCCCAAATCGTTATTAGGAGTCACCACAATCATCTCTATTTATATTCAGAAACTTGCATCGGCCGCAGcaaagaataagtttatttgataAACAACAAACATTTTGAGAACCAAAAAGACATAGCTCTATTCGTTCAATTTGTCATTAATTTTCCCTACcttccatatacatgtattaaatacaatgttatatataaagACCATGTAGTAAAGAATTGTA
Proteins encoded:
- the LOC134705070 gene encoding uncharacterized protein LOC134705070, which produces MKYSVIVCIVLVVISFHESLQCRCDWGFFELEGKNIHNSICHNRQYILFRADKKSGVPGLSSYNEIDGKVRFTVTLLKMYTNGHEDNFAGGRTVFLDAPMASSMCSYIDFKISKKYYLNVFGATKDSKTFELNGCHYSSSVAKISDVERRIITGELDCPAQEMVMS